In Brachypodium distachyon strain Bd21 chromosome 2, Brachypodium_distachyon_v3.0, whole genome shotgun sequence, one genomic interval encodes:
- the LOC100836544 gene encoding probable glutathione S-transferase GSTU6: MAGGVADEVKLLGHWGSPFVTRVKLAFHLKGVSYEYAEEDLHNKSELLLRSNPVHKAVPVLIHNGRPICESQVILQYIDETFDGNLLLPADPHERAVARFWAAYIDNEMGAPWEKAYRARTAEERAEWMKQIVAAVDALEGGLRECSKGKGGFFFFGGGGVGYVDVVLGSLVPYVHAAVVLSGDRLFDAGRTPLLAAWLERFGELDLAKAVLQDVDKVVEYSRAIYARNAAGVTS, from the coding sequence ATGGCCGGAGGAGTCGCCGACGAAGTGAAGCTGCTGGGCCATTGGGGAAGCCCGTTCGTGACCAGGGTGAAGCTGGCGTTCCACCTCAAGGGCGTGAGCTACGAGTACGCGGAGGAGGATCTCCACAACAAGAGCGAGCTCCTCCTGCGGTCCAACCCCGTGCACAAGGCCGTCCCGGTGCTCATCCACAACGGCCGGCCCATCTGCGAGTCGCAGGTCATCCTGCAGTACATCGACGAGACCTTCGAcggcaatctcctcctccccgccgacccccacGAGCGCGCCGTAGCCCGGTTCTGGGCCGCCTACATCGACAACGAGATGGGCGCGCCGTGGGAGAAGGCGTACAGGGCCAGGACCGCGGAGGAGAGAGCCGAGTGGATGAAGCAGATCGTGGCAGCCGTTGACGCTCTGGAGGGGGGCCTCAGGGAGTGCTCCAAGGGGAAgggcggcttcttcttcttcggcggcggcggcgtcgggtaCGTCGACGTCGTGCTGGGCAGCCTGGTGCCGTACGTGCACGCGGCCGTGGTGCTCTCTGGTGACAGGCTCTTCGACGCCGGCAGGACGCCGCTGCTGGCGGCGTGGTTGGAGCGCTTCGGCGAGCTCGACCTCGCCAAGGCGGTCCTGCAGGATGTCGACAAGGTGGTGGAGTACTCCAGGGCGATATATGCCCGGAACGCCGCCGGAGTTACCAGCTGA